In Vigna angularis cultivar LongXiaoDou No.4 chromosome 8, ASM1680809v1, whole genome shotgun sequence, the DNA window CCTTCTATTTAGCATTTTGTATGCGTCTCTTGATATAGGTGATGGTGCCcacttgatatttttttatttttttatgctgCATCCTCTTTGCCCTAGTTTGGTTTCTTTCTTCCACCATGCTGAATAACTGAAGACACAGTTTtgtactatttatatttaaatgattttcttGCAGCAAGAAAGAGATTTATAGAATTGAAACTTCAGTCTTTGGATCAGCAATGTTCTGGACTTGATTCTTATCTCAAAGTTTTAGAGTCTTCCAAGGAAAAAAGAGATGTACAGAGAAGGTCGATTTGTGCCAGACCATAGTGTTCATGTTGTTTTTGTGATCATATCAAAGTTGTCTCTGGACTTGATGTTGTCACTGGTATGCTGGTTTCATATCAACTAATACTTTGTCTTATGATTGCTTGCATCAAATATAATATTGCTGATGGCATGAGGCAGATGTTTGATCCTTTTGAAAGGGTTGCCAGAGCTCATCATGTTTGCCCTTGCTGGGAGCGGCCTTTCTCTCCAGAAGAAGACAATTTTGTCAAGAAGGTTTTAACTTCAAATCCTGTTATTACATACTTACATTATCTATTGGCTTTGAGCAAGCACGTTATGCAGTTTTGAACTGCACTTTTTCAATGACAGCAAAGAGTGAAGGCAGCTAGTTCAGCTGAACATATGAAGATTAAGTCAGTGGTTCCTTAAGCATCAATATATGAGATTTAATGCCATTACACCCtgtagtttttaaattttattcaaccaAGCGCCCTTCTCTTATTGGAATTGAGTGCCCTTTGCTTACATTGCGTTAAAATACATCATTTGGCCTTGGTAAAGCAATACAAATTCCACGTCAGGTTGATTGGGGGCTTAACTGTGTAAACTGGTTAACTATCAGAAAAGCGTGCTATTGAACAAGGGGCAACCAAAAGCACCCAAGTGTATCAAACAAACcaaagagaatgaaaaatataactaaaaggGAAAGAAACACACATCTTTGAAGAAGTTCAAAAAGTTGGTTTGCAAGCTAATATTTATCGTGCCTGAaatacaattacaaattactATATGAAAGCATATTAAACAGTCTATTTCAAGCATTAATCAATAAGGATACacttaataacaaaattatatacttctgtattaaattaaaactttaatgtGGTGCTGTCTTCATTAAAGTTAAAGGATCATGGAGGACAGGAAAGGGCAGGAAAATTTTCAGTTAATTGTGCTCAACTGATTGGTCAGCGCCAAAATGCAGAGAGATATTATCTTGTCCCCAAAGATGATATGTAAGAACAACAATATTActgttttcattttgttttgaaaataaatacaaCTAACTGTAATATAATTCCATTTTAAATGTGAATTTTTTAGAGAGCTTGTTTCctataaagtttattttatctgAGACAACTAAAATATGGAATTCGACCACTAAACTTAATTGTAGGTAATCTCATTCTTGAGTAACTAGAAAAGGCAGAACCAATTTGTTTAAATGCAGAAAGGCAGAACAAAAACCatctattatataatttagactATACTATAGCCAGGAAGTTTAAATGCAATTCTTTTATCTATCATATCTCTCAACCTTTGAGCGTCCTTAAATCTCTCAACACCAACAAGAATATTGGACATAAGAACATAATCCCCACCGTGTCCTCTCTCCATCTCTAGTACTTTCCTGATCACCCTCTGACCAATGTCAACATTATTATGAACACTACAAGCACCCAACAAAGTTCTCCACATTACAGCATTGGCAACCTCATGAGGTACCTGTGAAGCAACCTTTTCAGCTTCTTCTAACCTGCCAGCCCTCCCCAGCATATCTATCACACAACCGTAGTGCTTGATATCTGGCACTAGTTTACAATCCTTTaccattttaacaaaaaaatcgAGGCCTTCTTGAACCAATCCTCCATGACTACAGGCACTCAAAACACTAAGGAATGTCACACGATTCGGACTAAGCCCAGCCTTCTCCATGTTTTCAAAAGTCTCTAGAGCTTCCCTCCCCATTCCATTCATTGCAAAACCAGAGATAGCTGAAGTCCACGATACCAAATTCTTCCTCTGATCAGGTAACTCCTGCAAGAATCTATTCACACTTGCTATACATCCACACTTTGCATACAAATCAATTAATGCATTGGTAATGCGTATGTCAGAGGAATTGAACCCTCTCTTCTCTGCATATCCATGAGCTGATTGACATATCTTAATACACCCAATGTTTGCAATAGCAGGAAAAATGGTCAAAAGAGTAACTTGAGTAGGTTCTATACCATCAACTTGGATCATTTCCCTAAATAAAGTTAAAGCTTTCATGGGCTGATTCCTGCGTGTGTATCCATCAATAACAAGGGTCCATGACACTACACTCCGAGAAGGCATCTGATTAAACACAGAGAGTGCAAGTTCAACCTCACCCCATCTAATCAAACCAGTGATAAAAACATTCCAAGTAACTAAGCTTTTGCATAGCATTTGGTAGAACACTTGTGCGGCTTCAACTAAAAGACCCCAACTTGAGTACATTTGCAAAAGCCCAGTTTGCACATACATATGAAACTGAAACCCAACCTTGAAAACGAGGGCGTGGAGTTGAGTCCCAAAGCGGGTGCAGTTTGGATTGGCAGAAGCGTGGGAAAGAAAGGCAAAAGAGAAGGTGTCAAGGGAAGGGTATGTGAAGAAAGTGTGGGAGTGTTGGGTGTACCTAAAGAAGTGAAGAGCTAGTTGAGGGGAAGGGCCACGGGAGTAACAGCGGATGACATTGTTCAAGAGGAGTAAACAAGTGGAGGTGTCGTGAAAAGGGTAGTGAAAGAGGCCAGAAGTGATAATGTAACAGTGAACTTGTTGCAGAATTTGGGGTTGAGAAGGATGTTTGAGCAGAAGAGAGAGCAAGTGTTGTGGATGTTTAGGTTTGGGAGAGGACGAAGGAGCTGGGATTTCAAGACACGGAAAACGGTGAGAGATGGTGGTGCTGGATATGGTTGCCACTGTTACAAAACCTGTAAGGGAGAAAAGGTGTTTTGGTTTCAAGAGTGACATTTTACTAACCATGTTCCATGTTCCATAAAACCATGTTCCGATCCATCTCACATTATCTACTCCAAGAGATGAATATAATGATCACAATTATCCACACCTAAACCTGTACACATAAATACCAAGTCACCTACgtaatttaacattttcatgTAACAGAATAAACATTAGAATTTCACAGAACCAATAACATTCCTTATATTGCATTATGTTCTCATAAATATGTGTATATCCTGCAAGGtccattaacaattatcatatAGAGCCCACAATAAATCATACAACTCTTTACTTTCCATCCATATCTTGTACCAGTTTTTAACATACCACCCTGTTCAATCTTTGCTTCACTCATTTGCTTAACTACCTAACATATCATATTACAAACTTGTCCAAACGGAACCTTCCAACCTTCATTAAGCATGCACAGACCCAGTAATAACGATGCACAGAAGACTTATACTTTCATACTATCAGTCGTCTAGATTAAAGAGACCTACTCCAACCTTCAACCAGCGAGACAGCTGGCCCTGTTACTCTAGTTCtggttttaatattattacatgCATAACAGACCAACACAATAGCAAAGATAACCAGATAACCCGAAAACCCACGTTTTCCAGGAATTCTTCGTTTCAAACCTGATACATTTAGACAGCAATTAGACAGACCACGTTCAGCATATATTCAGAACACCCACCATCAGTATATTCTCAAAAATTACCCTCCATCACACAATAACTCAAGTAACTCAATCCCACCACATTCCAAGTCTTCAAAACATCCAAAACCCTAACCATACTACTCAGAACAGCCCAATGCATGGCACGCAGGGTATTTAGGAACATACTAACTTCAAGCAGCAACTAAGCCCGACATTGTAATCATTAAACTCTCATCAGTATAATTCATACAGAGTACTAGTGCAATCAaacatgaatttcatcaaacaaaacgTAACAAGAAAGTTGTTAATTAAACACACACAATGGCAACACAATAGGACTCTAAAATTTCATCAGAAACAGCCGTGAGCACATTAACATTGACTCTTCCACAATCACGACATCCAAATACATCAAACAGAAAGCTCAATTGAAGGATTTTCATTATGAATCACACATTTAACTAATAAATACAATTCAAGCAGAGTTAGCTCCCCATACTCAACTCATCCCACTAGCTAATCCATCCAGACTTAGCAGGTTCATGACAAATAGAGTACTATGTATATGGAAAATCAACTTTAGGCATGACCCAAGTCACACGATACTCATATTCCAAAAGACTATTGCAAGGTCAAAATTGTTGTTAAGTATGGAACCAACTACATAAACAATCAATTACATCTCCATTAACATTTGCAGCATGAAACACTAAAACAATCAAAGTTACTCAGAGTTACTCATCAGAAACTAGGCAAACTCACTCCCCACAGCCTCAAAAGTTTTTTCGAAAACCTGGTTCCAAaatataacatcccaaaatcGGGAGTCACAATTATACGatagaatttgaaattttcacAAACCGTTTATAAAGTTTCCCAAGAAAGATAACCAAATATTAATAATTGTACGACCATTGTATTAATACATAAATTAGTCTACAAAGTTAGCATTTACATAAACCTCAATTCgttattacattatatataaagattCACCAAAAACCCCTTTTAGCTTTAACTCCCCCTCTCACCAGCGTCCACAAGATAATTCTCTATACCTACATATACACCCGCTCCCACATAACACACACGTTATACGATCATATTcacacacagacacaaacaaacaaatatgggTGAGTAACACATGCATTAGAAGACCATCAAAAAGACACTCGGATTTAGTACCACATGTTCACCATCCCGTTTAAATTCAAACATAGTATCTCCCGAACATAATCATACAGCATCTATTAATGATGATAACAACCATCATCAACCAACCATAGACTTCACTGTATTCCCAAATCTCCCTAGACACATAACGTCCACCCATAATCCAAATAAGCTATATTTAGCTTAAAACAATACCAACTCCCCATGCACCTGCCAACAATTATTTTTCCAGTAATTATAGTATCACACAGCCAAGTACAGATCAAGGATACCCATAGTATTTCATTTTAACTAATCCAAACAGTTTGCAAGCAACCAATGATGAGGGACCAACAAAAATTCCAACAGTCTAGCAACCAGAACACTAAGAAAGGACATGTAATACACCAGATGACCCAATGCACTAACCCAGTTTGAACTAGCGTACCAGGGTCCCTATATCTCTTTTTCAATGCAACCAGAGTAAAGTTCAGAGTTGACTaccttaattatttcaaatataacttTGCATTAACAACGAATATACAAACTACATTTGACCAAAACCCAGAGTGTCCAAACAAATCAGAGAGTAAATTCCCAGCAACCATATGAATAACTAGAATGCTTAAACACAGCATATACAACAGGCTAAAAACTGTAACATAAACAAAGCAACAACATCCAACATACTTCCATCAAGCATTTAACGTAAAGGCTCATTCCATGTTTAAGGTACAGACCGTACTCACACCTGAATTTGCAGTCCAACCCATATCTAAAAACGGTAACAATTACTCACATATAAACTACATATGACAGCCCTGTCATAAGCATAATCAATTTCCATCATATTATTATACGGGCAAACAAACCAGTTAATCAAACAGAGTCATAAGCAACAGGTCACGTAATTTATCTGGGCAGACTCAATTCAGCAGTGGTTAACATAAGCTTAGCATTGCAAGCATGCATCTGGACAAGGGTTTAATACAGGTAAGCAACATACATTATGGAGAATCCTGTTAGTAGTAGATTCTTCCCAACAGACTCTCACATGATAGCCCAGCCCAAGCCACAAAATCTATTCAGTTTCACTAACAGCCAACCCAATTCCATCACACACATTAGACTCTGCATCAAACTTACTGTAAGCACAATTTTGACAGGTGAAAATACATTCCATTTCCAGTTACAGTTATGCTTGTCATATATTCAGAACATGTAACACACAAGCCCACACTTAAAACTCAAATACCATATAACACACAACCTACGTATCAACCAATGTCAAATTGTTACAATGCAGCTAACCAAGGATGAAATAACAATCTTACCCACTTCCCAACCATTATCACACCCAAAACACAGCAACAAGTTCCCATCAGTTCatataattctaaaattatcACAATAACGTCTAAACCCCCTTTGGACATAAACAAccattaaaaaattgatattcatCAGAACACAGTCAAGGTACTATAGCAGTTCAAATTTCAGTCCAATATCAGAAGGAATAGTAGAACACAGCATCCCGCTCACACATTCGAAACACCCAACAAGAACATGCCCATCATTTACACGCACTTAGaacaataaagaaaatacaCATTTACATTTACTCCCCATACCTTTCATGACGTCTCAACCACAGCCACTACAACCTTTCAAACTTTGCATCCCCTGCTCCAACGTTCATCCCCTTGACTCTAAACGCCCCTTCTCGAACCACATTGCATTCATTCTCAGAGTACCACTCACTGACACTCAAACACAACCTTTCTCCCTCGAATTGCTCCCTAAAAAAAATAGCGCTCCTCCCCTCTCTTCTCTACCTCCCCCATGTTACAAGAGAGCAGTGAATGCTCATCATTCACGCCGAAATCCCCCCAATGCCCTAAGGTTTGAGGTATttagagcaaagaagaaaaaaaacgtGTTCTCTATTGGTCAAAAGCtaggttaaaaaaaatcaaccaaataaaaataaactctcCTTTGTTCCCATTAGGGTTTGAAACCAACACACCTCACCGTCTCTTAACCACAAGCCTACTCTCACCACTAAGACAACTCATTTGTGTTGCTTACATActcatttaatatctatttaaaGGTTACTTTCCGTCTCCTAGTACAATTAAAAGACACACTTACTTGTACAATTAAAGCTtctgttagatatattatcttttatcttttagttggtttgttattatttctcatttgtattttgggcttagcccatatttcttctattataaatagagaaccctatgtgtgtattttacacaagagggattaatttaaatatagtttttcactatattcaacatttttaaatatagtttttcactatattcaacatggtatcagagcaagttCTCTGATCCTCTTCTGGTGGTCTCTGCTCTCTGCCGGCGGCCGGCCGCCATGaccgccggcagcccctaaaattTTAGTGGGCAGtccatttttcttcttaaatctctGCCACAGTCAGCACCAGTCCAGACCCAGTGTGCCACTGCTGTCGCCGCCACTTTCCGCTGTCGTCACTGCTAActccggccaccgtcgccgccgctgccgccgccggccaccgtcacagattcgacgggtgacctgcggatctggaccgtctcttcgagcgacggccaaccacgcCGGTTTCGAGAGCCACCTCTCAgtcacgcgccgccacgcaGCGCTTCTTTCCGACCAATCCGCCGCCGCCttgtcgccggccaccgtcacagttccgtccggcgaccactggatctggttcgcctcttcacgcgacgACCAACCCCACCGGTGTCGGCGTCTGATTCTTCCCCACGCTCCGCCACGCGCCGCTTCTATGTTCGCTGTGAACAGGCGCGTACAGCTCACGCGCCGCCCTCTGGCCACCGGAAAGTCTCCGCGACTCCTCCATAGCCGTCGTCTGGACCTCCTCTCTCTGTTCAGACCCTcagagcagccattgctgccatcttcgTTTTTCCAGCGCCGTTTTGCCGCTGTCTGGCGCCGTTTTTCCGCTGTCCAGGCGTCTTTTGCCACT includes these proteins:
- the LOC108345873 gene encoding pentatricopeptide repeat-containing protein At1g09220, mitochondrial, with the protein product MVSKMSLLKPKHLFSLTGFVTVATISSTTISHRFPCLEIPAPSSSPKPKHPQHLLSLLLKHPSQPQILQQVHCYIITSGLFHYPFHDTSTCLLLLNNVIRCYSRGPSPQLALHFFRYTQHSHTFFTYPSLDTFSFAFLSHASANPNCTRFGTQLHALVFKVGFQFHMYVQTGLLQMYSSWGLLVEAAQVFYQMLCKSLVTWNVFITGLIRWGEVELALSVFNQMPSRSVVSWTLVIDGYTRRNQPMKALTLFREMIQVDGIEPTQVTLLTIFPAIANIGCIKICQSAHGYAEKRGFNSSDIRITNALIDLYAKCGCIASVNRFLQELPDQRKNLVSWTSAISGFAMNGMGREALETFENMEKAGLSPNRVTFLSVLSACSHGGLVQEGLDFFVKMVKDCKLVPDIKHYGCVIDMLGRAGRLEEAEKVASQVPHEVANAVMWRTLLGACSVHNNVDIGQRVIRKVLEMERGHGGDYVLMSNILVGVERFKDAQRLRDMIDKRIAFKLPGYSIV